In a single window of the Rhopalosiphum padi isolate XX-2018 chromosome 1, ASM2088224v1, whole genome shotgun sequence genome:
- the LOC132916927 gene encoding AP-1 complex subunit mu-1 — translation MSASAIYILDVKGKVLISRNYRGDIAPNVIEKFMPLLMEKEEEGSLTPLLQTEECTFTYIKCNNLYVVSTTKKNANIMLVFVFLHKIVRVMNEYFKEIEEESIRDNFVVIYELLDELLDFGYPQTTDSKILQEYITQDGHKLEIQPRIPMAVTNAVSWRSEGLKYRKNEVFLDVIESVNLLASANGNVLRSEIVGSIKMRVYLSGMPELRLGLNDKVLFESTGRGKSKSVELEDVKFHQCVRLSRFENDRTISFIPPDGEFDLMTYRLSTHIKPLIWIESVIERHAHSRVEYIVKAKSQFKRRSTANNVEVVIQVPMDADSPKFKTTVGSVKYMPEQNSLVWSIKSFPGGKEYLMRAHFGLPSVENEETEGRPPIQVRFEIPYFTTSGIQVRYLKIIEKSGYQALPWVRYITQNGDYQLRTN, via the exons ATGTCTGCGTCGGCTATTTACATATTGGACGTGAAGGGTAAGGTGTTGATATCCCGCAATTATCGGGGTGATATCGCACCCAATGTCATCGAGAAGTTCATGCCGTTGCTGATGGAAAAAGAAGAGGAGGGATCGTTGACTCCTCTGTTGCAGACTGAAGAGTGTACATTCACATACATAAAATGCAACAATCTGTATGTCGTGTCCACGACCAAGAAGAATGCTAACATCATGCTGGTTTTTGTGTTCCTACACAAGATTGTTCGAGTCATGAATGAATATTTCAAGGAAATTGAAGAGGAGAGTATACGTGACAACTTTGTAGTTATATATGAACTTTTGGATGAACTGCTTGACTTTGGGTATCCGCAGACTACTGACAGCAAAATCCTACAAGAGTACATCACACAAGATGGCCACAAATTAGAAATACAACCTAGAATCCCTATGGCGGTGACTAATGCTGTGTCTTGGCGCTCAGAAGGGCTCAAGTATAGAAAAAATGAAGTATTCTTAGATGTTATCGAATCAGTAAATTTGTTAGCTAGTGCCAATGGAAATGTACTTAGGAGTGAAATAGTGGGTTCAATCAAAATGAGAGTTTACTTGTCTGGAATGCCAGAATTACGTTTAGGGCTTAATGataaagtattatttgaaaGCACTGGACGTGGGAAATCAAAATCTGTAGAACTTGAAGATGTTAAATTCCATCAATGTGTTCGTCTATCACGATTTGAAAACGATAGAACTATATCGTTTATTCCTCCAGATGGAGAATTCGATTTGATGACTTacag GTTAAGTACACATATCAAGCCTTTGATTTGGATTGAAAGTGTCATTGAAAGACATGCTCATAGTCGTGTTGAGTACATAGTTAAGGCAAAATCACAGTTCAAGCGTCGATCTACTGCCAATAATGTAGAAGTAGTTATCCAAGTCCCCATGGATGCTGATTCTCCTAAATTCAAAACTACTGTCGGTTCAGTCAAGTATATGCCAGAGCAAAATTCATTAGTGTGGTCAATAAAGTCTTTCCCAGGTGGCAAAGAATATTTGATGAGAGCTCATTTTGGTCTACCAAGTGTTGAAAATGAAGAAACTGAAGGCCGGCCTCCTATACAGGTGAGGTTTGAAATACCATATTTCACAACATCAGGTATTCAAGTCAGGTACTTGAAAATTATTGAGAAGAGTGGTTATCAAGCATTACCTTGGGTACGATACATTACCCAAAATGGAGACTACCAGTTAAGAACCAACTAA